Proteins from one Thermosipho japonicus genomic window:
- a CDS encoding GAF domain-containing sensor histidine kinase: protein MIEYSLIYEAVNNLFEKGYPNESLEKLVDSLKKHLKVNELSLAIFEERKNIFRIVAGINAGKKIKANDENFNKQIIPLEFEGRKIGAIIVGGKFEKDQIFIDEFSKFFALVYDLFLINRRKEKLEKILQLTDIFEKSDSLGELKKNFVGKLYKYIPSEFVFLAKKAGEDYFIEYSYPVEPSESLIPGFSDFSINVFKSEPQILRSINIDFKNFNVKIKSVMSIPLNGTEDGWLIFINKLHGEGYIPEKSYEDFDLELVVASVKRFQLAISRLVYYKKLQNEIDKLNELKKEHERLIEEQKEQLRKMSIVHYISQAMRSSSDPKNVLKILLIGLTSGRTLGFNRALLLLKDFEKNSLIGKAWIGPANEEEVETIWKKANQRAMRYADVVQYLREESLGLDLEGELTKQIKDKIIPYGASRFLERAVLRRKIVHVNKKILDGLEEVDFLVPLLGVDEFVIVPLIGKNDTIGVVILDNKFSKHEIDSVDIEILRLISDSAGLAIENSINYQELKEKTLNLEKQKNLVEYLKEFSDLILQNLSAAVVVLGKDGKITEWNERAEYYFGRTKEQMLEKRLAFLGGEFEDIESMALEVLKLKEEIKLSNYLIPVMGQEKYFDVSFSPLWDSERIILKGVIVTFEDVSERVILEKERKKQEKLAALGEMAARVVHELRNPISVLGGFVKRLEKYANDENKRSKYLKIISDEIVRLESIVSEILEFSRDKKIIEFSEFNLNELISEVYILHEDRIKEKNILFEFKTDQENIEIYADKSRIKQVLINLIQNAIDETPIGGKIIIEVKKLLKTVQVKIWNEGKPISRDILEKLFTPFFTTKVHGTGLGLPICKKIIEDEHNGKIWVEPDENGNGFIFELPLENKED from the coding sequence ATGATAGAATATTCATTAATATATGAGGCTGTAAATAACTTGTTTGAAAAAGGATATCCAAATGAAAGTTTGGAAAAGTTAGTTGATTCATTAAAAAAACATCTTAAAGTCAATGAATTAAGTTTAGCAATCTTTGAAGAAAGAAAAAATATTTTCAGGATAGTTGCTGGTATCAATGCTGGAAAAAAAATAAAAGCTAATGATGAAAATTTCAACAAACAGATTATACCTTTAGAATTTGAAGGTAGAAAAATAGGCGCAATAATAGTAGGAGGAAAATTTGAAAAAGATCAAATTTTTATAGATGAATTTTCAAAGTTTTTTGCGTTAGTTTATGATCTTTTCTTAATTAATAGAAGAAAAGAAAAATTAGAAAAGATACTACAACTTACAGACATATTTGAAAAAAGTGATAGTCTAGGAGAGCTCAAAAAAAATTTTGTAGGAAAACTTTATAAGTACATTCCAAGTGAATTTGTGTTTTTAGCCAAAAAAGCAGGAGAAGATTATTTTATTGAATATTCCTATCCAGTTGAACCTTCTGAAAGTTTAATACCAGGTTTTTCTGATTTTTCAATAAATGTATTTAAAAGTGAACCGCAAATTTTGAGAAGCATCAATATAGATTTTAAAAATTTTAATGTAAAAATAAAGTCGGTAATGAGTATACCTTTAAACGGCACAGAAGATGGGTGGTTGATTTTCATAAACAAACTACACGGTGAAGGATACATCCCGGAAAAAAGTTATGAAGATTTTGATCTAGAACTTGTGGTTGCCTCAGTAAAAAGATTCCAACTTGCAATCTCAAGACTTGTGTATTATAAAAAGCTCCAAAATGAAATTGACAAACTAAATGAACTAAAAAAAGAACACGAAAGGTTAATAGAAGAGCAAAAAGAGCAACTGCGAAAAATGAGCATAGTTCACTATATCAGTCAGGCAATGCGAAGTAGTAGTGATCCAAAAAATGTCTTGAAGATATTATTAATAGGTCTTACATCCGGAAGAACCCTTGGATTTAATCGAGCACTTTTACTTTTAAAAGATTTTGAAAAAAATTCTCTTATCGGTAAAGCATGGATTGGACCTGCAAATGAAGAGGAAGTAGAAACAATATGGAAAAAAGCAAATCAACGTGCTATGAGATATGCAGATGTGGTTCAATACCTCCGTGAAGAATCATTGGGCTTAGATCTCGAGGGAGAATTAACTAAGCAAATTAAAGATAAGATTATTCCATATGGTGCTAGTAGATTTCTTGAAAGGGCTGTTCTAAGAAGAAAAATTGTTCATGTTAACAAAAAAATTTTAGACGGATTAGAAGAAGTAGATTTTCTAGTACCGCTTCTTGGAGTAGATGAATTTGTAATTGTACCTTTAATAGGTAAGAATGACACAATCGGGGTTGTAATATTAGACAATAAATTTTCAAAGCATGAAATTGATAGTGTAGATATAGAAATCTTAAGACTTATCTCGGATAGTGCAGGGCTTGCAATTGAAAATTCAATAAATTACCAAGAGTTAAAAGAAAAAACATTGAATCTTGAAAAACAAAAAAATCTTGTAGAGTATTTAAAGGAATTTTCGGATCTTATTTTACAAAATCTTTCAGCAGCTGTTGTTGTCTTAGGAAAAGATGGTAAAATAACCGAATGGAATGAAAGAGCAGAATATTACTTTGGTAGAACAAAAGAACAAATGTTAGAAAAAAGATTAGCCTTTTTAGGTGGGGAATTTGAAGATATAGAAAGTATGGCTCTTGAAGTGTTAAAATTAAAAGAAGAGATTAAACTTTCAAATTACCTAATACCAGTAATGGGACAGGAAAAATACTTTGATGTATCTTTTTCTCCACTATGGGACTCTGAAAGAATAATTCTTAAAGGTGTAATTGTAACTTTTGAAGATGTCTCGGAAAGAGTTATTTTAGAAAAAGAAAGAAAGAAGCAAGAAAAATTAGCTGCACTTGGTGAAATGGCTGCAAGAGTTGTTCATGAATTAAGAAATCCAATTTCTGTTCTCGGAGGATTTGTAAAGCGACTTGAAAAATACGCAAATGATGAAAATAAAAGATCAAAATATTTAAAAATAATATCCGACGAAATTGTAAGGCTTGAAAGTATTGTTTCAGAAATTCTTGAGTTTAGTAGAGATAAAAAAATTATAGAATTTTCAGAATTCAATTTAAACGAATTGATTTCTGAAGTCTACATTCTACACGAAGATAGGATTAAGGAAAAAAACATACTCTTTGAATTTAAGACAGATCAGGAAAATATAGAAATTTATGCGGATAAATCTAGAATCAAGCAAGTTTTAATAAACTTAATTCAAAATGCTATTGATGAGACACCTATTGGTGGTAAAATAATAATAGAGGTTAAAAAGTTATTAAAAACTGTACAAGTAAAAATATGGAATGAAGGAAAACCTATATCAAGAGATATTCTTGAAAAATTATTTACCCCATTTTTTACTACAAAGGTACACGGTACAGGTTTAGGTTTACCGATCTGTAAGAAAATAATTGAAGATGAACATAATGGAAAAATTTGGGTTGAACCCGATGAAAATGGGAATGGATTTATATTCGAATTACCTTTAGAAAACAAGGAGGATTAG
- a CDS encoding DegT/DnrJ/EryC1/StrS family aminotransferase: MIPLFDITRQYSKIKSEIIEAIDNVISKGRVILGQEVEKLEQNIANFIGVKFGIGVANGSDALVIALKAMGIKEGEKVITTPYTFFATASAIVRNGGIPIFVDVDSKTYNIDLNQVEDILKKEKVFGIIPVHLFGQTVDLEGLYYLKEKYGIKILEDCAQSIGSEGILNGQVKKSGSIGDAAIFSFFPTKNLGAYGDGGMIVTNDETIYEKSKMLRVHGAKKKYFHEEIGFNSRLDEIQAAILNVKFKYLNSWTENRIKIAKKYKEEFEKHKLEVIYPKILNKPYKYHVFHQYVVKFKSNKIREKVREYISENKIGTSLYYPVPLHLQKCFTYLGYKEGSLPVSEELSKTTLALPIFPELEEKEIGIIVQKIKEAIEEVE; the protein is encoded by the coding sequence ATGATACCTTTATTTGATATTACAAGACAATACTCAAAAATAAAATCAGAAATAATTGAAGCAATTGATAATGTTATTTCAAAAGGAAGGGTCATTCTAGGACAAGAAGTCGAAAAATTAGAACAAAATATTGCAAATTTTATTGGTGTTAAATTTGGAATAGGTGTTGCAAATGGGAGTGATGCGCTTGTTATCGCACTAAAGGCAATGGGAATTAAAGAAGGTGAAAAAGTAATAACAACTCCATATACATTTTTTGCTACAGCTTCGGCAATAGTTAGAAATGGTGGTATCCCTATATTTGTAGATGTTGACAGCAAAACCTATAACATTGATCTAAATCAGGTTGAAGACATACTAAAAAAGGAAAAGGTATTTGGTATAATCCCTGTTCATCTTTTTGGCCAAACCGTTGATCTTGAAGGGCTATATTATCTAAAAGAAAAGTATGGCATAAAAATTCTTGAGGATTGTGCTCAATCAATAGGCTCAGAAGGGATTTTAAACGGTCAAGTCAAGAAAAGTGGAAGCATAGGAGATGCTGCTATTTTTTCATTTTTTCCAACCAAAAATTTAGGTGCATACGGTGATGGTGGAATGATCGTAACAAATGATGAAACAATATATGAAAAGTCAAAAATGCTTAGAGTACATGGTGCAAAAAAGAAATATTTTCATGAAGAAATAGGTTTTAATTCAAGATTAGATGAAATTCAGGCTGCAATTTTAAATGTTAAATTTAAATATCTAAATTCATGGACTGAAAATAGAATTAAAATTGCGAAAAAATACAAAGAAGAATTTGAAAAACACAAATTAGAAGTAATATATCCGAAAATTCTTAATAAACCTTACAAATACCACGTATTCCACCAATATGTAGTAAAATTCAAAAGTAATAAAATAAGAGAAAAGGTTAGAGAATATATATCTGAAAATAAAATAGGAACAAGCCTTTATTATCCGGTTCCACTTCATCTTCAAAAATGTTTCACTTATTTAGGATATAAAGAAGGAAGTCTCCCTGTTTCAGAAGAACTTTCCAAAACAACTCTTGCTCTACCAATATTCCCAGAATTAGAAGAAAAAGAAATTGGAATAATTGTTCAAAAAATAAAAGAGGCTATAGAGGAGGTAGAATAA
- the rsmI gene encoding 16S rRNA (cytidine(1402)-2'-O)-methyltransferase translates to MLYLIGTPIGNLEDITLRALRILREEIDYIFAEDTRRALKLLNFFDIKKPVDSFNEHSSIKKKNKILELLKDNKNVAYISDAGMPVISDPGTELVNICLENNIPWDVIPGPSAPITALSASGFYGNRFLFLGFMPRDKKRRRLLRMIKEENLAEVFVFFESPERLLKTLKDIFEIIGDVEIFIARELTKIYQEYFKGAISEAIEHFSSGVKGEITVVFKNKLLTKNNNGCIL, encoded by the coding sequence ATGCTATATTTAATTGGAACACCCATTGGAAATTTGGAAGATATTACATTGAGAGCGCTGAGAATACTCCGAGAAGAGATAGATTATATTTTTGCTGAAGATACAAGAAGAGCTTTAAAGCTCTTAAATTTTTTTGATATAAAAAAGCCTGTGGATTCATTTAATGAACATTCATCAATAAAAAAGAAAAACAAAATTTTAGAATTACTAAAAGATAATAAAAACGTAGCATATATCTCTGACGCTGGAATGCCTGTTATATCTGATCCAGGTACAGAACTAGTAAATATATGCCTTGAAAATAATATTCCCTGGGATGTTATCCCTGGCCCCAGTGCACCCATTACAGCATTAAGTGCGAGCGGATTCTATGGAAATAGATTTTTATTCCTGGGGTTTATGCCTCGTGATAAAAAAAGAAGAAGACTTTTAAGAATGATTAAAGAAGAAAATCTTGCAGAAGTTTTCGTGTTTTTTGAAAGTCCAGAAAGGTTATTAAAAACTCTAAAAGATATTTTTGAAATAATTGGAGATGTTGAAATATTTATTGCAAGAGAACTTACAAAAATATATCAAGAATACTTTAAAGGAGCAATTTCAGAGGCTATTGAACACTTTTCATCAGGTGTAAAAGGAGAAATTACTGTTGTTTTTAAAAACAAGTTGTTGACAAAAAATAATAATGGGTGTATACTCTAA
- a CDS encoding glycosyltransferase family 4 protein: MLYVFVGSFILTLILIPFLRKIAFKFGIVDKPDNKLKNHEKSTPYLGGAAFVFSFLIFTPFSLFRKLYIVVLSLMGLYDDLKSINPWLRLTIEFIIGFLVSTRFLTNPIELIIATIFYAFLINSVNMMDGMDGVCAITSTIAAFGLIWTVTFPNDKYYLISLIGSLLAYLLFNFPPAKIFMGDMGSYTIGAILGVSVISSFSKSLSHTIAALIILSPFFLDTFTSMTRRVLAGKSPFEGDRDHIYDKLYKRLKDKRKTFFTMALISSIFCLLGILYIKYDKLSLFLTGFMLTILTIKLSLLKYDNKEFEN, from the coding sequence ATGCTCTATGTATTCGTTGGTTCTTTTATTCTGACACTTATTTTAATACCTTTTTTGAGAAAAATAGCTTTTAAATTTGGTATAGTTGACAAACCAGATAACAAACTTAAAAACCACGAGAAATCAACTCCTTATTTAGGTGGTGCAGCGTTTGTTTTCTCATTTCTGATTTTTACGCCATTTAGCCTATTTAGAAAACTGTATATTGTAGTTCTTAGTTTAATGGGACTTTATGACGATCTAAAATCAATAAACCCTTGGTTAAGATTAACTATAGAATTTATAATAGGATTTCTTGTATCTACAAGATTTTTAACAAATCCTATTGAATTAATTATTGCCACAATTTTTTACGCTTTTTTGATTAACTCTGTAAATATGATGGATGGAATGGATGGAGTTTGTGCAATAACTTCAACCATAGCTGCATTTGGACTTATATGGACCGTCACATTTCCAAATGATAAATATTATTTAATATCACTTATTGGATCATTACTTGCTTACCTTTTATTCAACTTTCCACCTGCAAAAATTTTCATGGGTGATATGGGAAGTTACACAATCGGAGCAATTTTAGGAGTTTCCGTTATTTCATCTTTTTCCAAGAGTTTATCACACACTATAGCAGCTTTAATAATTTTAAGTCCTTTTTTCCTGGACACATTTACAAGTATGACTAGAAGAGTTCTTGCTGGAAAATCACCTTTTGAAGGTGACAGAGATCACATTTATGATAAACTTTACAAAAGATTAAAAGATAAAAGAAAAACGTTTTTCACAATGGCTTTGATAAGTTCTATTTTTTGTCTACTAGGTATTTTATACATAAAATACGATAAACTTTCACTTTTTCTTACAGGATTTATGCTGACTATTTTAACAATTAAACTGTCTCTTTTAAAATATGATAATAAAGAGTTTGAAAACTAA
- a CDS encoding VanZ family protein, giving the protein MKKKAIFIFIIIILWILLIFYFSSRNPLYSSQQSSFVTRVLRKIDQIIDFSDTTLFKKMEIFLKKLWFKTQYVPAEMLVRKTAHFGLYFILGFFSFFGFHLLIKKFFSILLAITFPNLIAVLDEYTQQYYNRGSSLNDVIIDLSGIIFGVTFAVIVYYTFKLIRKIFKKKGNSENLQN; this is encoded by the coding sequence ATGAAGAAAAAAGCAATCTTTATTTTCATAATAATCATACTTTGGATCTTACTAATATTTTATTTTTCCTCACGTAATCCTCTTTATTCATCACAACAATCATCTTTTGTCACTAGGGTATTAAGAAAAATAGACCAGATAATAGACTTTTCAGATACCACGTTGTTTAAAAAGATGGAAATATTTTTAAAGAAGCTATGGTTTAAAACCCAATACGTTCCTGCGGAAATGTTAGTAAGAAAAACCGCACATTTTGGCCTATATTTTATACTAGGCTTTTTTAGCTTTTTTGGTTTTCATTTGCTTATTAAAAAATTTTTTTCGATTCTACTTGCTATAACCTTCCCAAATCTTATAGCAGTTTTAGATGAATATACCCAGCAGTATTACAATCGTGGTTCCTCATTAAACGATGTAATTATTGACCTATCAGGCATTATATTTGGTGTTACTTTTGCAGTTATTGTATATTATACTTTTAAATTAATAAGGAAAATTTTTAAGAAAAAAGGAAATTCTGAAAATTTACAAAACTAA
- the panD gene encoding aspartate 1-decarboxylase, giving the protein MQEIMLKSKIHMAKVTDKSINYMGSIGIDTELLEKAGLKPYELVLVADVNNGQRFATYIIPEEKGSKKIVVNGAAARLVEQGDRVIIMAFAMYDSNEYKGPKVIIMNEKNEIVEIKQEGV; this is encoded by the coding sequence ATGCAAGAGATAATGTTAAAATCTAAAATTCATATGGCCAAAGTAACAGACAAAAGCATTAATTACATGGGAAGTATAGGAATTGATACGGAGTTGTTAGAAAAGGCCGGCTTGAAACCTTATGAATTAGTTTTAGTTGCCGATGTAAATAATGGTCAAAGATTTGCAACTTACATTATTCCCGAAGAAAAGGGAAGTAAAAAGATAGTGGTAAATGGTGCTGCAGCAAGATTAGTAGAGCAAGGAGACAGAGTAATTATAATGGCGTTTGCTATGTATGATAGCAATGAATATAAAGGCCCAAAAGTGATTATAATGAATGAAAAAAACGAAATAGTTGAAATTAAGCAAGAGGGAGTTTAA
- a CDS encoding FmdB family zinc ribbon protein — MPMYRYVCKSCGHEKVELHSINDNPDITCDVCGSKMERAIGRVGIVFKGSGFYITDSRKSSSTSSSDSSSK, encoded by the coding sequence ATGCCAATGTATAGGTATGTATGTAAGAGTTGTGGTCACGAAAAAGTAGAACTTCATTCTATTAACGATAATCCTGATATCACCTGTGATGTTTGTGGTTCAAAAATGGAAAGAGCAATTGGAAGAGTTGGTATAGTTTTTAAAGGCAGTGGTTTTTATATTACAGATAGTAGAAAATCTTCTTCAACTTCTTCAAGTGATAGTTCTTCAAAATAA
- a CDS encoding cold shock domain-containing protein — MKGTVKWFDAKKGYGFITKEDGEDIFVHWSAIQTDGFKTLKEGQEVEFDVQDGQKGPQAANVKPL, encoded by the coding sequence ATGAAAGGTACAGTAAAGTGGTTTGATGCAAAAAAAGGTTATGGATTCATTACTAAGGAGGACGGAGAAGATATCTTCGTACACTGGAGTGCAATCCAAACAGATGGTTTCAAAACATTAAAAGAAGGTCAAGAAGTTGAATTTGACGTTCAAGATGGACAAAAAGGTCCACAAGCAGCAAATGTAAAACCTCTTTAA
- a CDS encoding DUF4895 domain-containing protein has translation MVYFGPEKLSYIGKKLENILSSDKEKLLDFLNSYKEKLDVFHKHLILVSVSSDNDFALSAGFTPDGKFFYGISITSPFLKSPSLYKIKDYVNEEFEALYNAIFNKSTISKVQAGIIRFPLQTHFLAVGGEKSLVSKEMFSEEITGKPWLNFAKIIDNEAYEKIMNINGKKIGFLKMSLTDDGIYFFGIINDPHKNLYAEFFRFLKEKYKLPSGKYYPVMEIKDKVVGTFKLELEEIFSEEKWKILEKFIDDFEKFRRFVAQMGG, from the coding sequence ATGGTATATTTCGGCCCCGAAAAGTTAAGTTATATTGGTAAAAAGTTGGAAAATATACTATCCAGCGACAAAGAAAAACTCTTAGATTTTCTAAATAGTTATAAAGAAAAATTGGATGTTTTTCACAAACATCTAATATTGGTTTCTGTTTCAAGCGATAATGATTTTGCATTAAGTGCTGGCTTTACCCCTGATGGTAAGTTTTTTTATGGTATTTCAATCACAAGTCCGTTTTTAAAATCTCCATCGTTGTACAAAATAAAAGATTATGTCAACGAAGAATTTGAAGCATTATACAACGCTATTTTTAATAAAAGCACAATTTCTAAGGTTCAAGCTGGAATTATAAGGTTTCCACTTCAAACTCATTTTCTTGCTGTTGGTGGTGAAAAATCACTGGTATCAAAAGAAATGTTTTCAGAAGAAATTACCGGAAAGCCTTGGCTTAATTTTGCAAAAATAATTGACAATGAAGCTTATGAAAAAATTATGAATATAAATGGTAAAAAAATAGGATTTCTAAAAATGTCATTAACTGATGATGGTATATATTTCTTCGGAATCATTAATGATCCACATAAAAATCTATATGCCGAATTCTTCAGATTTTTAAAGGAAAAATATAAACTGCCTTCTGGGAAATACTATCCTGTTATGGAAATTAAAGACAAAGTTGTTGGAACGTTTAAGCTTGAATTAGAAGAAATTTTTTCCGAAGAAAAGTGGAAAATTTTGGAAAAATTTATAGACGATTTTGAAAAATTTAGGAGGTTCGTTGCTCAAATGGGGGGATAG
- a CDS encoding lipoate--protein ligase family protein produces MFYIETWKIPGDLNMAIDYVLGKSQSSYFRLYTWKNPTLSLGKNQSVEVVNTTYLKENGIDCVKRPTGGRAVLHSEELTYSFIIPNTDPLYRLSVLKLYKEISTIIVEALNNIGIPAEIVSHSSRGNTQLCFDAPSWYEIVLNEKKIIGSAQMRTKSFVLQHGSIVLKTTTGIEKCFKDGNEPITQYGLDLAKEIDIEELKNSLYKSFSKRFQLKRFEKINEIISLAENERMKFKCYI; encoded by the coding sequence ATGTTTTACATAGAGACTTGGAAAATACCTGGAGATTTGAATATGGCAATTGATTATGTTTTGGGCAAAAGCCAAAGCTCTTACTTTAGACTATATACTTGGAAAAATCCTACTTTATCCCTTGGTAAAAATCAATCAGTTGAAGTAGTAAATACTACATATTTGAAAGAAAATGGGATCGATTGTGTTAAAAGACCTACAGGTGGAAGAGCTGTTTTACATAGTGAAGAGTTAACATACAGCTTTATTATTCCAAATACCGACCCATTGTATAGACTCTCTGTTTTAAAGCTTTATAAAGAAATTTCTACTATTATTGTTGAGGCATTAAATAATATAGGTATCCCCGCTGAGATTGTTTCTCACTCTAGTAGGGGAAATACTCAGTTATGCTTTGATGCTCCATCATGGTATGAAATAGTACTTAATGAGAAAAAAATTATAGGAAGTGCACAAATGAGAACAAAAAGTTTTGTATTGCAGCATGGTTCAATAGTACTTAAAACAACTACAGGAATTGAAAAATGTTTTAAAGATGGAAATGAGCCTATAACCCAATATGGATTGGATCTTGCAAAAGAAATTGATATAGAAGAATTAAAGAATTCTCTCTACAAATCGTTTAGTAAAAGATTTCAACTTAAAAGATTCGAAAAAATAAATGAAATAATTTCCCTAGCTGAAAATGAAAGGATGAAGTTTAAATGCTATATTTAA
- the nth gene encoding endonuclease III, whose protein sequence is MEIEKVAKLIIKNFPRDHKEKDPFKVLITTVLSQRSKDENTEIAAENLFNKYKTPFELSKAKEKDIYELIKPAGLYRQKAKRIIEISKIIVEKYSGIVPDSLEELLKLPGVGRKTANIVLYVSFSKPALAVDTHVHRISNRLGWVNTKTPEETEFKLMEILPKNLWGPINGSMVEFGKKVCKPVSPNCKICPISKYCKWEGKR, encoded by the coding sequence ATGGAAATTGAAAAAGTTGCAAAGTTAATAATTAAGAATTTTCCAAGGGATCATAAAGAAAAAGATCCCTTTAAGGTTTTAATTACAACAGTTCTAAGTCAAAGAAGCAAAGATGAAAACACCGAAATTGCCGCTGAAAATCTTTTTAATAAATATAAAACACCGTTTGAACTTTCAAAAGCAAAAGAAAAAGATATATATGAATTAATAAAACCTGCAGGCTTATACAGGCAAAAAGCAAAAAGAATCATAGAAATTTCAAAAATAATAGTTGAAAAATACTCTGGAATAGTACCAGATAGTTTAGAAGAACTCTTAAAACTTCCAGGTGTTGGTAGAAAAACAGCAAATATAGTTTTATACGTTTCTTTTTCAAAACCGGCATTAGCAGTTGACACTCACGTTCATAGGATCTCAAACAGACTTGGGTGGGTAAATACAAAAACTCCAGAAGAAACTGAATTCAAACTCATGGAAATACTTCCTAAAAATCTTTGGGGGCCTATCAATGGGTCTATGGTGGAGTTTGGAAAAAAAGTGTGCAAACCTGTATCTCCAAATTGTAAAATATGCCCGATTTCAAAATACTGCAAGTGGGAGGGGAAAAGATGA
- a CDS encoding bifunctional riboflavin kinase/FAD synthetase, whose protein sequence is MRVVTVGVFDGVHRGHQEILNSLKNLSKEYNASPEIYTIVFPMEYYTGNFDGLLISLEDRITLLEMYGNVYTLNLHEIKDLSPYDFFDFISKDTKAIVVGQDFRFGKNAAGNIKLLEKLSKEKNINLNVVNDLIIDGKRVSSTLIRKLLKEGNIKKVNYLLGRNYPIYGKVYKDKQLGRKLGFPTANIRRSKELITPKFGVYLCKVYTPKLHFGLMNIGLRPTVEKTKSVKYEVYILDFNEELYGKEIRVELLEYLRDETTFDSIDALIEQMKNDEKTARKLLEEKYGN, encoded by the coding sequence ATGCGCGTAGTAACGGTAGGTGTATTTGATGGAGTACATAGAGGTCATCAAGAAATTCTAAACTCTCTAAAAAATCTTTCAAAGGAATATAATGCATCACCTGAAATATATACAATAGTTTTTCCAATGGAATATTATACAGGAAATTTTGATGGTCTCTTAATTTCACTTGAAGATAGAATTACCCTACTTGAAATGTACGGCAACGTTTATACGTTAAATCTCCATGAAATAAAAGATCTTTCGCCTTACGATTTTTTTGATTTTATTTCAAAAGACACCAAAGCAATAGTAGTTGGTCAAGATTTTAGATTTGGAAAAAATGCTGCAGGAAATATTAAATTACTTGAAAAACTTTCAAAAGAAAAAAATATTAATCTCAATGTAGTCAATGATCTAATCATAGATGGTAAGAGAGTAAGTAGTACTTTAATAAGAAAGCTATTGAAAGAAGGCAATATTAAAAAGGTAAATTATCTTCTTGGAAGAAATTATCCTATTTATGGAAAAGTATACAAAGACAAACAACTTGGACGCAAATTAGGCTTTCCAACAGCAAATATTAGAAGATCTAAAGAGTTAATTACTCCAAAATTTGGAGTTTATCTTTGTAAAGTCTACACACCAAAATTACATTTTGGATTAATGAATATCGGACTAAGGCCAACTGTTGAAAAAACAAAAAGCGTTAAATACGAAGTTTACATTCTTGATTTTAATGAAGAATTATATGGAAAAGAAATTAGAGTTGAACTTCTTGAATATTTAAGAGATGAAACAACATTTGATAGTATCGATGCTTTAATTGAGCAAATGAAAAATGATGAAAAAACGGCAAGAAAGTTGTTGGAGGAAAAATATGGAAATTGA